The Montipora foliosa isolate CH-2021 chromosome 10, ASM3666993v2, whole genome shotgun sequence genomic sequence TTAACTTGTATTCCTTAAATTATGGCTGTGTGTCCAATCGTCTTCTTGGCTTTGGTCTCTTGTGTTTTAGCGGAGGATCCAAAAATCTATTTCGTTGAAAAATTCGAAGGTAAGTTATGGTTAAATTCTTGCAAGTGGGCATACTGACTGGGTCGTAATTCAAGCAAGATTACCTTGAGAGGAATTGCTTTTCTGCTTCTTTAGACGAGAGTTACACAGATAAATGGGTTGAATCCACCTTCAAGGGCAGTGATGCTGGAAAGTTCAAGTGGTCGGCTGGAAAATTTTACAATGATGCAGATCTAGATAAAGGTACGTAAGCTTATTTCTAGCTTTTCGTCCTCCAGCGGTTGAAAGCTCTGTGTTTGATTTGCACAACAAGAATTATACATCTGTAAAGCTGCTTTAATTTGGTTAAAATTGCTTTCAATGTGAATCGTTCATCCTGCAAACAGAATAACAGATGTTTTCAATCTGATTTACAGGTATTCAGACTAGTGAAGATGCTAAATTCTACGGACTCTCAGCGAAGTTTGATGAGCCTTTCTCAAATGAGGGAAAAACACTGGTGGTACAATTTCAAGTAAAACACGAACAAAGCATCGATTGTGGTGGTGGTTATGTAAAAGTACGTAAAAGACTTATGTTCTGTTTTCAAACgacgataattttttttttgtttttaaacaatTCCATTTATTTTGTCTTCACAACTAAGAATAGTAAGCAAATCGTCGGCAACATTCACCGGTGggtcagttggttgagcatctggCTGTCATGCGGCAGGTCGCGGGCACGAACCCccgccggatcaacactcaggatcttaaattaactgaggagaaagtgctgcctttgtaatttcatttgcaaatggtaagactttcaagtcctcTCGGATAAGGATTATAAACCGTAGACCCCGTCTCACTAATACCTTCTGTTCACAaattccctgtgggacgttaaagaaccccctcactattcgataagggtaggggatgtagtccccgctgttgtggctgtcctgttctctccagtaAAAGTGGCCTGCTCGGCACTGATGTCGTCTCCCAAAAGGCTTACGGTGTATGACGCCACCCAAGCAGAAAAGCCATAattcaaaaagggactttgcagACTGCTGGAAGATGTAGATCTATGTAGATTTGCTTGTAAGCAAAGCAGTGAGTCATAatcttttttaataaaacaaactttaaaatgttGTTCACGTCTTCTTTTACCTGAGGTTTTTGATAGCTCACTCGATCAGAAACAAATGCATGGGGATTCACCATACCTCATCATGTTTGGTAAGCAGAAATGGAGAATTCTTGAAAGTTCAACTTGTAACCTTGATAGTTCAGGTTTAATGTTTTTGCTAATAAATAGTTAATAAATAGTTTGTTAATTCTATTGTTCACTTTCAAAGGGCCTGATATTTGTGGACCTGGGACAAAGAAAGTCCATGTTATCTTCAACTATAAAGGAAAGAACTTGCTTACAAAGAAAGATATCAGGTGCAAGGTATGTACAACAAAAGGAATCATAGAAAAAAACTGAACTGAAAGCTTTTTTCCCACTCTGAAAAGAGTAGACCAAATTAGCATTAATTTGGTTCCTTTATCCTTTCCCATCTTTTAATTCATGCATTGGACACAAAAGGCAACActgaaattaaacaaaactcAAGTCTAGGAAGTGTTGGTTACTGTTTTCTCAAATGTAACATGGTTACCTAGTGAGTCCTTTCTGCCCCTGGCTTTAGCTTGGAGTTAAGTGTCTTATATAGAAAACCTGGGAAGATACTCCCAACATAGCAGACAATATTGAGGGAGAGATTTGTGatggtttttcttttcatattctCTGTTTGTGCTTTCACTAAAGAGTTAACAAATACTTTAAAAGGGCAATAGGGTTGCATACTAAATAACTTTGTTTTCCCTAGGATGATGAATTTACACATCTCTACACTCTTATCGTAAAACCTGACAACACTTATGAAGTACGCATTGATGGATCCAAAGTTGAAAGTGGTGAACTTGAAGCTGATTGGGACTTCTTGCCACCAAAGAAGATCAAAGACCCTGAAGCCAAGAAGCCTGAAGATTGGgatgacaaaaagaaaattgatgatCCTGAAGACAAAAAACCCGAGGTATAGCTTGTTCCTCTTACTCTTAATGAACGAGATGAGATGGAAGGTCAGTTTTGCCGGAACACTAGCATTTTTTTTATGGACCTTGTAAACCAAGTAGGAAGATAAAGACCATAGCTACATACTTAAACTTCACTTTTTAGTTAACAAATAAAAGCATCAACTTTAATAGTATCAACAAAAAGTAATTTATTTGTTGCTGATAAGAATGCAACCCTCTTGTTACAATTAATGAAAGCTTGAAACTTGTTTGGCTGTAAAAAAATGCGATAAAGCAattcttaaaatcatttttaagataaaaaaattACTAACAAATTGCTAAAAAGCGTCGACGTTTCAACGTTTCagtgtttgttggttttctgtaaacTTGAGTTTCAAGTTTAGTTCTGTTCTTGAAAATTTCAATGCCGATAAAAGGGATCTTGTTATCCACAGGAAGCTCCATCGTAAATGTTAGACTGGGGTCTAGGCCATTCAGGGTACTAAGAAACTCAGCAGCAGCATCAGCGCTAGGCATTCTAGCCAGGGTATCATCAATGTACCTCTTGTACAATTGGAGCATTTAACCATCGCGTGTAAGCTTTTCTTCAAGATGACACATGAAGACATTGGCCATTAGATGACCAAGGGCTGAAGACCAATTCACAATTTTAAGAAAGTGccagggcaaatttgattggctagtATTTGAAATGCTCTTCATCAAGAATCTTAAgcccaatttaaatacccagacaGACTCCATGCgtgcgaaactttttgtttaattttttaattattatttacccaCGTTTCAGCTTTTaatcagctattgttttttcagTATTTACAGACCGAAACTCACTAacatattttgacttgataatggtgtttagctaacgtcgaaacgtcatcgctttttagcaatttttttatcttaaatgattttaagaaatgttttattgcaatttttcatagccaaatgcttttcaaaatcacttcttGTTCGTATACTTGAAACTTGTTATATTGAAATTGCAGCACCGAAGCCTGATTTACCTGTAAAATCAAGGTCCAGCCAATTCTGATCTCTCCCAAGACTCAATTTTCCTGCTCTTGTATCACTAGAAAAGTGTGTTGTCTGTTTGAGTGTGCATTTTGAGCCTGACATTTGCCAGTTTTGACAGTGTTCTTTTCCCTGGGCTGGTCAAAATGTATGCATTTACAACTGATCATTGTAACCTTCCTTTGCTGTAATGATGGCAAGGAAAAGGGGATTTAGTCATCCCTCAAACTCATGGTGCTATCAATCATACATTCCTGtgccattaattaattaaaaatagttTAGATCCTTGTATGCTTCagacttttgattttttttgttcttgctCTTGAGGACTGGGATAAACCTCAACACATTCCAGACCCTGATGCAAAGAAACCAGATGACTGGGATGATGAAATTGATGGAGAGTGGGAACCACCAATGATCGATAACCCAGACTACAAGGTTGGTCAAAGATTTCTGCATGTGCAACTGAAAGTTGTATGCCACACAAAATTGTACTATCTGAGCTTTTGCCAAAGATTTAATCCATTCTTTAACTTTATGTAATTGGATAATTGCACAAATCATGATCTGTCTTAACTCTCTTGTGTTTGTTTTCCAAAGGGTGAATGGAAACCTAAACAAATTGACAATCCTAACTACAAAGGTGAATGGATTCATCCAGAAATTGATAACCCAGAGTATCAACCTGATGAGGCACTATACAAGTATGATGAAATTGGTGCTCTTGGTTTTGATTTATGGCAGGTAAGGTGGTATTCACTGTGCATGTACCCAGCTTTTAGCTTCCagtaattgtttttgttcatggAATATTCCAAAGGGCTTCGCCCACCCCCTTGCTATTTTACCTCTCTTAAAAATTAGGGTA encodes the following:
- the LOC137974418 gene encoding calreticulin-like — translated: MAVCPIVFLALVSCVLAEDPKIYFVEKFEDESYTDKWVESTFKGSDAGKFKWSAGKFYNDADLDKGIQTSEDAKFYGLSAKFDEPFSNEGKTLVVQFQVKHEQSIDCGGGYVKVFDSSLDQKQMHGDSPYLIMFGPDICGPGTKKVHVIFNYKGKNLLTKKDIRCKDDEFTHLYTLIVKPDNTYEVRIDGSKVESGELEADWDFLPPKKIKDPEAKKPEDWDDKKKIDDPEDKKPEDWDKPQHIPDPDAKKPDDWDDEIDGEWEPPMIDNPDYKGEWKPKQIDNPNYKGEWIHPEIDNPEYQPDEALYKYDEIGALGFDLWQVKSGTIFDNILVTDSVEYSETFAKETFEKTKEGEKKMKDEQDEKERKEREEEEKKAKEEEDKKKAEEEDEEEEEEEEEESKEGEEKPEEEGTDEELKEEASSEESAAEEEEDQTTEEATAKDEL